Below is a window of Pseudomonas monteilii DNA.
GATCAGTACCACGCAGTGCAGGGCATCGGCCGTTGCGGTTTCGACGCGCATGACCACCCGGCCGTCGTCGAGCAGCAGTTCGTCACCGACGCCACAGTCCTTGACCAGGTCCGGGTAATCGATCCCGACCACCTCCTGGGTGCCCTCGGTCAACGAGTGAGCCGTGGAGAAGGTGAAGCGGTCACCGACCTTCAGTTCGATCCGCTTGTTGGCGAACTTGGCGATACGGATCTTCGGACCCTGCAAGTCGCCCAGCAGCGCGACGTGGCGGCCAAGCTTGGCGGCGATTTCACGGATCAGGCGCGCGCGCGCCTTGTGCTCGTCCGGAGTGCCATGGGAGAAGTTCAGGCGTGCGACGTCCAGGCCCGACAGAATCAGCTGTTCGATCACGTCCGGCGAGTTGCTGGCCGGGCCCAGGGTGGCGACGATTTTGGTACGGCGGATGGTCATGCACAGACTCCTATAGTGAAGCGCAGCGAAAGGCTACTCCTGAATCGGGCTGTAGTCATTGTTCGGATGCACTACCGTGGAGGGGGAGAGCAGGTCATCGCCGTCTTCGACCCTCCAGTTTCGCCCACTGCCGCCGATACACCGTGCAGCAAGAGGAGAGCGCCCCATGCGTGCCATGATCGTTTTGATGCTGGCGACCAGTGTCGTCGGCTGTACCCGTTGGTCGATGGACCATCACTTGAACAATGCCTACCGCGCCTATGAGCGGGGCGACTGCCAGCGGGTGATGCTGGAGTTGTCGCAGGTGGACCGTACCAGCCGTGCACGGCCGTTCATTCATCCGGAGGTCGCGTTGCTGCGCGGGCAGTGCCTGGAGCGCCAGAAGCTCTATGTCGATGCGGCGCAGACCTACCAGTACCTGATGCAGCGCTGGCCTGGCAACGAATACGCGTTTCGTGCCCAGGCCCGTCTACAAACGCTCGAGCAGTTGGGGCATTACCGCAGCTTTACCCCGGCGGTAACGGTGCCGCTTGCGACACCTGCTGGGCGGTAAGCGCCAAGGGCAGTGCAAACCGGGGCACAGCTGCCGAACGGTCTGGACGAATCCGTTGAATGAATGTAACGATCAAGGCGATTCCACGCCCATTGCCATCCGCGAAGGACAGTGACCGCCATCATGTTTATCGAGCGCCAGATAGAACGCCACCAACTTCCGCTCTATCTCACCGTCTACAACCGTTACACCGATCAGCTGCTGGGTTACCTGGGCAATGTGTCGGAAGCGGGCCTGATGGTGATCAGCGAGTTGCCGATCCTGGTCGGGCCGGATTTCGAGCTGCAATTGCGCATTCCACTGCCAGGTGATGGCTGGCAGTTCATCAACCTGACCGCCAGCTGCCTGTGGTGTCAGGAAGACCAGATGCCAGGCCATTACGATTCGGGATTCATGCTCTTGCAGGCGCCCGAGGAGTACAACGGCTTCGTACGCACCTTGCATACCTACTTCAGCTTCAACCCGCTCAACGCCTCTGCCTGAGGCTGGCCCACGCACGCCCGAGGCCCTAGACTCTGGTCGATCTTGTTACAGGACGACCCCGTGAGCGCGAGCATTTTCTGGCACGACTACGAAACCACCGGCATCAATCCCCGCTGTGACCGCCCCTTGCAGTTGGCCGGGATACGCACCGACCTCGACCTCAATGAAATCGAAGCGCCGGTCAATCTCTATTGCCGGCCCTCCGACGACATCCTGCCGCACCCGATCGCTTGCCTGGTGACCGGCATCACACCCCGGCAGCTGGCCGATCAGGGCCTGGTCGAAGCCGACTTCATGACCCGCGTGCACACTGAGCTGGCCCGTCCAGGCACCTGTGGCGCCGGCTACAACACCCTGCGTTTCGACGACGAGGTCACTCGCTACAGCCTGTACCGCAACTTCTTCGACCCGTACGCACGGGAGTGGCAGGGCGGCAACAGCCGCTGGGACCTGATCGATGTGGTACGCACGGCCTACGCCCTCCGGCCGGAGGGTATCGTCTGGCCGCAGCAGGACGGTCGTACCAGCCTGCGCCTGGAGCTGCTGAGCCAGGCCAATGGGATCGATCACGGCCATGCCCACGAGGCCTTGTCCGACGTGCGGGCCACCATTGGTCTGGCGCGATTGCTGCGTGAGCGCCAGCCCAGGTTGTACGACTGGTTGTTCGCCTTGCGCAGCAAGCATGCCGTCATGGAGCAGATCAGGCTATTGGAGCCCTTGGTGCATATCAGCGGGCGTTTCTCGGCCGCGCGTCATTATCTGGGTATTGTATTGCCGCTGGCCTGGCACCCTCGTAATCGCAATGCCTTGATCGTGTGCGATCTGCACATGGATCCCTCGCCCTTGACCACCGAATCAGCGATGGACTTGCGCCAGCGTCTGTATGCTCGGCGCGATGCGCTGCTCGACGGGCAACTTCCCGTGCCATTGAAGTTGATCCATGTGAACCGCTGTCCGGTCGTGGCGCCGTTATCGGTCGTCCGCCCTGCGGATCAACAGCGATTGGGGTTGGACCTGTCGCTGTATCAGGCCAAGGCAACCCAATTGGCGCAACAACGGGCCGTGTGGCAACCGGTACTGGATGAACTCTTCGCGCAGGAAGACTTCACGCCGAGCGACGATCCGGAACAACAGTTATATGAAGGGTTCATTCGCGACCGCGACCGCCGCGTGTGCGAGCAGGTACGGATGTCGGACCCCGAGCATTTGTCCAAGGGGCACTGGATGTTCGATGACGGGCGCCTGCCGGAACTGCTGTTCCGTTACCGGGCGCGTAACTTTCCCGAGACATTGAACCCTGAAGAGCGACAGCGTTGGTTGACGTTCTGCAAGGACCGACTCGACGATCCGGCCTTGGGCGCGCCGCTGACCCTGGACGCATTCGAAACGGCCTGGCAGCAAGCATGGCCTGAAGCCAGTGCGCCCCAGCGTGAGGTGCTGCTGGCGTGGCAGGCCCATGTCGCGGCCCTCAAGGCACGTCATCGACCTTGAACGCACGGGCATGAAAAAACGCCAGCAAGCTGGCGTTTTTCAGGTATCGGGAAACAGGTTCCGCGATCAGTCCAGCAGGCTGGACCAGCTTTCAACTTCGTCACCGCCCCACTTGGCTTTCCACTCTTTCAGCGTCTTGTGGTTGCCACCTTTGGTTTCGATGATTTCGCCGTTGTGCGGGTTCTTGTATTGCTTGACCTTGCGTGCACGCTTGGTGGTAGCAGGCTTGGCCGTGGCGCGTGGGCCTTTGCTCAACTTGGACTCTGGGTCGAGCAGGGCAATCACGTCGCGCAGCGACTTGGAGTATTCGCCCATCAGCGTGCGCAGTTTGCCTTCGAATTCCAGCTCTTTCTTCAGCTTGTCGTCTTGCGACAGATTGGCCAAACGGGCCTGAAGTTCTTTGATGGCTTCTTCGGTGGCGCGGTATTCGTTGATCAACGACATGAGGTATTCCTTGCGATGTATTCAGAGAGACAGTGGCGTCGATAGTAAACAGGGTTTATCGACAAGTAAACAATTAAAGCGTGCACGGCCGCGCTGCGAGAGTGTGGCTATATGTACTTTCCGGGTTAAGAAAAATTCACACTGTGTTTGAGAAATGCCGTTCTTGACCCTTGTCCCCCGCCACGCGGTTGTACACACCGGTGGTCTTTCCGGGCGACAGACACTGAATCACTACTGCAGATTTCCTGGCGAATCGTTAGACTAGGCCCCTTTGCAAGTTCTGGAGTTCTTGTTCATGCGCACCTTCCGACTGGTGATCGCCTGCC
It encodes the following:
- a CDS encoding pilus assembly protein PilZ, with translation MFIERQIERHQLPLYLTVYNRYTDQLLGYLGNVSEAGLMVISELPILVGPDFELQLRIPLPGDGWQFINLTASCLWCQEDQMPGHYDSGFMLLQAPEEYNGFVRTLHTYFSFNPLNASA
- the sbcB gene encoding exodeoxyribonuclease I (Exonucleolytic cleavage in the 3'- to 5'-direction to yield nucleoside 5'-phosphates), which gives rise to MSASIFWHDYETTGINPRCDRPLQLAGIRTDLDLNEIEAPVNLYCRPSDDILPHPIACLVTGITPRQLADQGLVEADFMTRVHTELARPGTCGAGYNTLRFDDEVTRYSLYRNFFDPYAREWQGGNSRWDLIDVVRTAYALRPEGIVWPQQDGRTSLRLELLSQANGIDHGHAHEALSDVRATIGLARLLRERQPRLYDWLFALRSKHAVMEQIRLLEPLVHISGRFSAARHYLGIVLPLAWHPRNRNALIVCDLHMDPSPLTTESAMDLRQRLYARRDALLDGQLPVPLKLIHVNRCPVVAPLSVVRPADQQRLGLDLSLYQAKATQLAQQRAVWQPVLDELFAQEDFTPSDDPEQQLYEGFIRDRDRRVCEQVRMSDPEHLSKGHWMFDDGRLPELLFRYRARNFPETLNPEERQRWLTFCKDRLDDPALGAPLTLDAFETAWQQAWPEASAPQREVLLAWQAHVAALKARHRP
- a CDS encoding H-NS histone, whose protein sequence is MSLINEYRATEEAIKELQARLANLSQDDKLKKELEFEGKLRTLMGEYSKSLRDVIALLDPESKLSKGPRATAKPATTKRARKVKQYKNPHNGEIIETKGGNHKTLKEWKAKWGGDEVESWSSLLD